One Solanum lycopersicum chromosome 4, SLM_r2.1 DNA window includes the following coding sequences:
- the LOC104646926 gene encoding uncharacterized protein isoform X3, which yields MDDTRSTVDYLSADLNFSSNISIRSIIEYLTADLNFSSNSYIRSSIEYLTADLKFSSKSSIRKEITCVICKLHIQQF from the exons ATGGATGATACTAGATCCACCGTTGATTATCTCAGTGCCGATTTAAACTTTTCATCCAATATCTCTATCAG ATCTATCATTGAATATCTCACTGCCGATTTAAACTTTTCATCCAACAGTTATATCAG ATCTAGCATTGAATATCTCACTGCcgatttaaaattttcatccaAGAGTTCTATCAG AAAAGAAATTACTTGTGTCATTTGCAAGCTTCATATACAACAATTCTAA